In Pseudopipra pipra isolate bDixPip1 chromosome 24, bDixPip1.hap1, whole genome shotgun sequence, a single genomic region encodes these proteins:
- the ZBTB8A gene encoding zinc finger and BTB domain-containing protein 8A: MEISSHQFHLLQQLNEQRRQDLFCDCNILVEGKVFKAHRNVLFASSGYFKMLLSQSSKETSQSTTATFQAFSPDTFTVILDFVYSGKLSLTGQNVIEVMSAASYLQMTDVISVCKTFIKSSLDISEKEKDRYFSLSDKDVSSNGVDRSCVYGGGWRAESSPPHSHSSPDPGTCMMGGNTWSNFNYYPASQRNAQQQLSKHEQRQDSVKKSRHLGLQQPSDIPHYKSSKLEDRAAEPAGHPAPPEEQVHIDTEVETPHVGYQYGQGSEGMPRGLAVSQQEHESPRPSGKSKSSKADEQYGNMPSILGVMGNWAEDDLARMRFKCPFCSHVVKRKADLKRHLRCHTGERPYPCEACGKRFSRLDHLSSHFRTIHQACKPICRKCKRHVTELTGQVVQEGTRRYRLCNECLAEAGIDSIRIDLEAEAPLEFPQDGDKDSRWHYGEDNRSDVEIVEDGSTDLVIQQVDDSEDEADEKDVKPNIR; encoded by the exons ATGGAGATTTCTTCTCACCAGTTTCACCTCTTGCAGCAACTGAATGAGCAGCGCAGGCAGGACTTGTTCTGTGACTGCAACATCCTGGTGGAGGGGAAGGTCTTCAAAGCCCATCGCAATGTGCTGTTTGCCAGCAGCGGCTACTTCAAAATGCTCCTTTCACAGAGCTCGAAGGAGACGAGTCAGTCCACGACTGCCACCTTCCAGGCCTTTTCTCCTGACACCTTCACAGTCATCCTAGATTTCGTGTATTCAGGCAAACTGTCTCTCACTGGTCAGAATGTCATCGAGGTCATGTCGGCCGCCAGCTACCTGCAGATGACCGACGTTATCAGCGTGTGTAAAACCTTCATAAAGTCCTCGCTGGACATCAGTGAGAAGGAGAAGGATCGTTACTTCAGCCTCTCGGACAAAGATGTGAGTTCCAACGGCGTGGACCGATCCTGCGTGTACGGCGGGGGCTGGAGGGCAGAGAGCAGCcccccccattcccactccAGCCCAGACCCAGGGACTTGTATGATGGGCGGAAACACTTGGAGCAACTTCAACTACTACCCTGCTTCTCAGAGGAACgcccagcagcagctgtccAAACACGAGCAGCGGCAGGATTCCGTCAAGAAATCCCGGCACCTGGGACTGCAGCAGCCTTCGGACATCCCCCACTATAAATCCAGCAAGCTGGAGGACAGGGCTGCCGAGCCCGCCGGCCACCCCGCGCCGCCCGAGGAGCAGGTTCACATCGACACGGAGGTTGAAACTCCTCATGTGGGCTACCAGTACGGCCAGGGCTCCGAGGGGATGCCGAGGGGCTTGGCTGTGTCGCAGCAGGAGCACGAGTCGCCCCGTCCCTCCGGCAAATCCAAGTCCTCCAAGGCTGACGAGCAGTACGGGAACATGCCCTCCATCCTCGGAGTCATGGGAAACTGGGCCGAAG ACGACCTGGCCAGGATGAGGTTCAAGTGCCCGTTCTGCAGCCACGTGGTGAAAAGAAAAGCCGACCTGAAGCGTCACCTTCGCTGTCACACAGGAGAGCGCCCGTACCCCTGTGAGGcctgtgggaagaggtttagCAGGCTGGATCACCTCAGCAGCCATTTTCGAACA ATCCACCAGGCCTGCAAGCCCATCTGCAGGAAGTGCAAGCGGCACGTGACGGAGCTGACGGGGCAGGTGGTGCAGGAGGGGACGCGCCGGTACAGACTGTGCAACGAGTGCCTGGCCGAGGCCGGCATAGACAGTATCCGCATTGACTTGGAGGCTGAGGCACCCCTGGAATTCCCACAGGACGGGGACAAGGATTCCAGGTGGCACTACGGCGAAGACAACAGGTCTGACGTGGAGATAGTGGAGGACGGGTCGACCGACCTGGTCATCCAGCAAGTCGACGACAGCGAGGACGAGGCGGACGAGAAGGACGTGAAACCAAACATTAGGTAG
- the LOC135402288 gene encoding zinc finger and BTB domain-containing protein 8A-like isoform X1: MEISSHQSHLLEQLNEQRKQDLFCDCNILVEGKVFKAHRNVLFASSGYFKMLLSQSSKETSQPTIATFEVFSPETFMVILDFVYSGILSLTGQNVIEVMSAASYLQMTDILNVCKTFIKSSLDINEKEKDHYLSLSAKSTSSEPARPALYRSRRKAKSNPRRSYSVPDEKPGVNENSWSSYGSYLSSQVILQRAETQLSKRGRKQGSGRKRRKHLGLSQSRDLGQGKPDRAGASDPSPTSRVGEEAEFDAENDVGRDDYGCHRGSEAVPKRWSVTQLEQELSRTPEFMELKAEELYTSMPTILGVMSSWNEGDLPRMRFKCPFCTHTVKRRADLKRHLRCHTGERPYPCEACGKRFTRLEHLRNHFQTIHQAGKLICRKCKRQVTELTGCVVQQGTRRYRLCHKCLAEASLDSSTPEDFDAGHSLVSSSAGNKRPKWALEEEEEEEEQKSDEETAEEEPYNLVVRHTNDDVPDEVEEKTWNSVTASKYHPESTENHKIS, translated from the exons ATGGAGATTTCTTCTCACCAGTCTCacctcctggagcagctgaacGAGCAGCGGAAGCAGGACTTGTTCTGCGACTGCAACATCCTGGTGGAGGGAAAGGTCTTCAAAGCCCATCGCAATGTGCTGTTTGCCAGCAGCGGCTACTTCAAAATGCTCCTTTCACAGAGCTCGAAGGAGACGAGTCAGCCAACAATAGCTACATTCGAGGTCTTCTCTCCAGAGACGTTCATGGTTATCCTGGACTTTGTGTATTCAGGGATATTGTCTTTAACCGGTCAGAATGTGATCGAGGTGATGTCAGCTGCCAGCTACCTGCAGATGACAGATATTCTCAATGTCTGCAAGACCTTCATCAAGTCCTCCCTGGATATtaatgaaaaggagaaggaTCATTACCTCAGCCTCTCGGCCAAAAGCACGAGCAGCGAGCCTGCCCGTCCCGCCCTTTATCGCTCCAGGAGGAAAGCAAAGAGCAACCCCCGGCGTTCCTACTCCGTCCCGGATGAAAAGCCCGGCGTGAACGAAAACTCCTGGAGCAGCTACGGCAGCTACCTGTCCTCGCAGGTGATTCTGCAGCGGGCAGAGACCCAGCTGTCgaaaagaggcagaaaacagGGCTCGGGCAGGAAGCGCCGGAAGCACCTGGGCCTGTCCCAGAGCCGGGATTTGGGACAGGGCAAACCGGACAGAGCTGGTGCCTCGgatcccagccccacctccAGGGTCGGGGAGGAGGCCGAGTTTGATGCAGAGAACGACGTGGGTCGAGATGATTACGGGTGTCATCGTGGCTCGGAGGCGGTACCCAAGAGATGGTCTGTTACTCAGCTAGAACAAGAACTTTCCAGAACTCCCGAGTTCATGGAGTTAAAGGCAGAAGAACTGTACACCTCGATGCCCACGATTTTGGGTGTAATGAGTAGTTGGAAcgaag GTGACCTGCCCCGCATGAGGTTCAAGTGCCCGTTCTGCACTCACACCGTCAAGCGCCGCGCGGACCTGAAGCGGCACCTGCGGTGCCACACCGGGGAGCGGCCGTACCCCTGCGAGGCCTGCGGGAAGAGGTTCACCCGCCTGGAGCACCTGCGCAACCACTTCCAAACG ATCCACCAGGCCGGCAAACTGATCTGCAGGAAGTGCAAGCGCCAAGTCACGGAGCTGACGGGCTGCGTGGTCCAGCAAGGGACGCGGCGCTACAGGCTGTGCCACAAGTGCTTGGCAGAAGCCAGTTTGGACAGCAGCACCCCCGAGGATTTCGATGCAGGACATTCCCTTGTCTCCTCCTCCGCGGGGAACAAACGCCCCAAATGGgctctggaggaggaggaggaggaagaggagcagaaaTCAGATGAAGAGACAGCGGAGGAGGAGCCGTATAATTTGGTTGTCCGACACACTAATGATGATGTTCCAGATGAGGTAGAGGAAAAG ACATGGAACAGTGTAACTGCTTCTAAATATCATCCAGAAAGTACTGAGAATCATAagatatcctga
- the LOC135402288 gene encoding zinc finger and BTB domain-containing protein 8A-like isoform X2 has translation MEISSHQSHLLEQLNEQRKQDLFCDCNILVEGKVFKAHRNVLFASSGYFKMLLSQSSKETSQPTIATFEVFSPETFMVILDFVYSGILSLTGQNVIEVMSAASYLQMTDILNVCKTFIKSSLDINEKEKDHYLSLSAKSTSSEPARPALYRSRRKAKSNPRRSYSVPDEKPGVNENSWSSYGSYLSSQVILQRAETQLSKRGRKQGSGRKRRKHLGLSQSRDLGQGKPDRAGASDPSPTSRVGEEAEFDAENDVGRDDYGCHRGSEAVPKRWSVTQLEQELSRTPEFMELKAEELYTSMPTILGVMSSWNEGDLPRMRFKCPFCTHTVKRRADLKRHLRCHTGERPYPCEACGKRFTRLEHLRNHFQTIHQAGKLICRKCKRQVTELTGCVVQQGTRRYRLCHKCLAEASLDSSTPEDFDAGHSLVSSSAGNKRPKWALEEEEEEEEQKSDEETAEEEPYNLVVRHTNDDVPDETWNSVTASKYHPESTENHKIS, from the exons ATGGAGATTTCTTCTCACCAGTCTCacctcctggagcagctgaacGAGCAGCGGAAGCAGGACTTGTTCTGCGACTGCAACATCCTGGTGGAGGGAAAGGTCTTCAAAGCCCATCGCAATGTGCTGTTTGCCAGCAGCGGCTACTTCAAAATGCTCCTTTCACAGAGCTCGAAGGAGACGAGTCAGCCAACAATAGCTACATTCGAGGTCTTCTCTCCAGAGACGTTCATGGTTATCCTGGACTTTGTGTATTCAGGGATATTGTCTTTAACCGGTCAGAATGTGATCGAGGTGATGTCAGCTGCCAGCTACCTGCAGATGACAGATATTCTCAATGTCTGCAAGACCTTCATCAAGTCCTCCCTGGATATtaatgaaaaggagaaggaTCATTACCTCAGCCTCTCGGCCAAAAGCACGAGCAGCGAGCCTGCCCGTCCCGCCCTTTATCGCTCCAGGAGGAAAGCAAAGAGCAACCCCCGGCGTTCCTACTCCGTCCCGGATGAAAAGCCCGGCGTGAACGAAAACTCCTGGAGCAGCTACGGCAGCTACCTGTCCTCGCAGGTGATTCTGCAGCGGGCAGAGACCCAGCTGTCgaaaagaggcagaaaacagGGCTCGGGCAGGAAGCGCCGGAAGCACCTGGGCCTGTCCCAGAGCCGGGATTTGGGACAGGGCAAACCGGACAGAGCTGGTGCCTCGgatcccagccccacctccAGGGTCGGGGAGGAGGCCGAGTTTGATGCAGAGAACGACGTGGGTCGAGATGATTACGGGTGTCATCGTGGCTCGGAGGCGGTACCCAAGAGATGGTCTGTTACTCAGCTAGAACAAGAACTTTCCAGAACTCCCGAGTTCATGGAGTTAAAGGCAGAAGAACTGTACACCTCGATGCCCACGATTTTGGGTGTAATGAGTAGTTGGAAcgaag GTGACCTGCCCCGCATGAGGTTCAAGTGCCCGTTCTGCACTCACACCGTCAAGCGCCGCGCGGACCTGAAGCGGCACCTGCGGTGCCACACCGGGGAGCGGCCGTACCCCTGCGAGGCCTGCGGGAAGAGGTTCACCCGCCTGGAGCACCTGCGCAACCACTTCCAAACG ATCCACCAGGCCGGCAAACTGATCTGCAGGAAGTGCAAGCGCCAAGTCACGGAGCTGACGGGCTGCGTGGTCCAGCAAGGGACGCGGCGCTACAGGCTGTGCCACAAGTGCTTGGCAGAAGCCAGTTTGGACAGCAGCACCCCCGAGGATTTCGATGCAGGACATTCCCTTGTCTCCTCCTCCGCGGGGAACAAACGCCCCAAATGGgctctggaggaggaggaggaggaagaggagcagaaaTCAGATGAAGAGACAGCGGAGGAGGAGCCGTATAATTTGGTTGTCCGACACACTAATGATGATGTTCCAGATGAG ACATGGAACAGTGTAACTGCTTCTAAATATCATCCAGAAAGTACTGAGAATCATAagatatcctga
- the LOC135402288 gene encoding zinc finger and BTB domain-containing protein 8A-like isoform X3: MEISSHQSHLLEQLNEQRKQDLFCDCNILVEGKVFKAHRNVLFASSGYFKMLLSQSSKETSQPTIATFEVFSPETFMVILDFVYSGILSLTGQNVIEVMSAASYLQMTDILNVCKTFIKSSLDINEKEKDHYLSLSAKSTSSEPARPALYRSRRKAKSNPRRSYSVPDEKPGVNENSWSSYGSYLSSQVILQRAETQLSKRGRKQGSGRKRRKHLGLSQSRDLGQGKPDRAGASDPSPTSRVGEEAEFDAENDVGRDDYGCHRGSEAVPKRWSVTQLEQELSRTPEFMELKAEELYTSMPTILGVMSSWNEGDLPRMRFKCPFCTHTVKRRADLKRHLRCHTGERPYPCEACGKRFTRLEHLRNHFQTIHQAGKLICRKCKRQVTELTGCVVQQGTRRYRLCHKCLAEASLDSSTPEDFDAGHSLVSSSAGNKRPKWALEEEEEEEEQKSDEETAEEEPYNLVVRHTNDDVPDEVEEKVKPNLRHGTV, from the exons ATGGAGATTTCTTCTCACCAGTCTCacctcctggagcagctgaacGAGCAGCGGAAGCAGGACTTGTTCTGCGACTGCAACATCCTGGTGGAGGGAAAGGTCTTCAAAGCCCATCGCAATGTGCTGTTTGCCAGCAGCGGCTACTTCAAAATGCTCCTTTCACAGAGCTCGAAGGAGACGAGTCAGCCAACAATAGCTACATTCGAGGTCTTCTCTCCAGAGACGTTCATGGTTATCCTGGACTTTGTGTATTCAGGGATATTGTCTTTAACCGGTCAGAATGTGATCGAGGTGATGTCAGCTGCCAGCTACCTGCAGATGACAGATATTCTCAATGTCTGCAAGACCTTCATCAAGTCCTCCCTGGATATtaatgaaaaggagaaggaTCATTACCTCAGCCTCTCGGCCAAAAGCACGAGCAGCGAGCCTGCCCGTCCCGCCCTTTATCGCTCCAGGAGGAAAGCAAAGAGCAACCCCCGGCGTTCCTACTCCGTCCCGGATGAAAAGCCCGGCGTGAACGAAAACTCCTGGAGCAGCTACGGCAGCTACCTGTCCTCGCAGGTGATTCTGCAGCGGGCAGAGACCCAGCTGTCgaaaagaggcagaaaacagGGCTCGGGCAGGAAGCGCCGGAAGCACCTGGGCCTGTCCCAGAGCCGGGATTTGGGACAGGGCAAACCGGACAGAGCTGGTGCCTCGgatcccagccccacctccAGGGTCGGGGAGGAGGCCGAGTTTGATGCAGAGAACGACGTGGGTCGAGATGATTACGGGTGTCATCGTGGCTCGGAGGCGGTACCCAAGAGATGGTCTGTTACTCAGCTAGAACAAGAACTTTCCAGAACTCCCGAGTTCATGGAGTTAAAGGCAGAAGAACTGTACACCTCGATGCCCACGATTTTGGGTGTAATGAGTAGTTGGAAcgaag GTGACCTGCCCCGCATGAGGTTCAAGTGCCCGTTCTGCACTCACACCGTCAAGCGCCGCGCGGACCTGAAGCGGCACCTGCGGTGCCACACCGGGGAGCGGCCGTACCCCTGCGAGGCCTGCGGGAAGAGGTTCACCCGCCTGGAGCACCTGCGCAACCACTTCCAAACG ATCCACCAGGCCGGCAAACTGATCTGCAGGAAGTGCAAGCGCCAAGTCACGGAGCTGACGGGCTGCGTGGTCCAGCAAGGGACGCGGCGCTACAGGCTGTGCCACAAGTGCTTGGCAGAAGCCAGTTTGGACAGCAGCACCCCCGAGGATTTCGATGCAGGACATTCCCTTGTCTCCTCCTCCGCGGGGAACAAACGCCCCAAATGGgctctggaggaggaggaggaggaagaggagcagaaaTCAGATGAAGAGACAGCGGAGGAGGAGCCGTATAATTTGGTTGTCCGACACACTAATGATGATGTTCCAGATGAGGTAGAGGAAAAGGTGAAACCAAATCTTAG ACATGGAACAGTGTAA